A part of Fundulus heteroclitus isolate FHET01 chromosome 23, MU-UCD_Fhet_4.1, whole genome shotgun sequence genomic DNA contains:
- the si:ch73-43g23.1 gene encoding mucin-12 isoform X2, with product MDSWTLQRDSYSLLRGAPSTFSLCHREGTPNHVELFDIINIPTQRSVISETTCLCDIFGDDGESASLSSSPAVVPFAPSQTEVEGRAAASPQVDDLNDSSGSYHTAPGSSEGEESFDNSRERYYSPVWQKESPDGRQAGEAGLNSEHPQVAGDSISSFEQRNTTPALLYERSPPSPVTRSSQGLNSSGTTPSPGYNSPSTFKPDGSLSSLSSSPADTKIEPRTITPSFKDRQSSPSIQSLSPSLPQDLFEPGDSHLNRGSSLSPGIYCSHDFTDIKSTTAFSSSIPHSVDSESPSEGRLVSPELRNSSPSPTARALSPSSELRGRVSVPDLFSRGSTPDIKDSADSTELISDLSIARRDTSTTPQSQDTGLSTGPGSSVSTPGPRYTPPSPVISAATSPELVEDTVSAGIRNSRTSPRLLSPAFPTNAESRSPPLTPSPTVQNNLTLSEIRSQASSLGDSNSLSPLPGVQQSSSPLEERYTSLSPEIRIVSSSPELSRKEQRSQATPSPGLQQCGSSLEERHTAPSPEIEIVAPSPDLLSRGQPSQVIAVSESPLLEPHFGSASPRSFTSSPHITGVSYSVVQPEETASPTLPELSDISSQEPNEFLAYSEFDKESVDTSVAESTGSQRNSPHLSDFRSSASPARPINQTSSPRPNYLPSPEPRHQIPSPVFQSPLSQHQHPSPEAPFLEPRYQQSPAAPSPELNPERTEPVPLGGTSDIQTDTNTAAITETPSAHLAKEAVSPSFQSERREETDAAESKSSSSVVDICSPTSASSDKKTHDSQAQLIAEREGTKQEEYSQETSRVANSTQEKHNTQTPFSGEEELKAPHRDITSHRAPSEEPVQTQESLHPLVPSHALNCDSDIDPQSWTSRPQNLRRQLSPKVIQDNRERLAGDMSRHVNRRRTPSPPLTRFTPVHIIAPQKPHRKWQNRSNSPSQASASSLSGNSKEAITNRESPNVDPVDNNSQAHWGRIGKQLEMDREMPLEQERDVGMGRQMDREVDSERKREEPAPERGEGWQGVESYRGEQVELSFNARNRKGPVSRSAAPTTRETRQGLPTAHSYPESLRATRQLQEQQSLLKLAPLPDASGFSGSRRLKPPTSREKRSAPRRAATSRPCQSSSSSMGSELDEADHEVKWLTDVAFRSLSSPEVDYLEMYNSSHCSSTNISQPSTHDSPAGVNAAWLSYADFRGSAPKLDLAELSSHQPFSHSLDALDPSRRYELGSFECIDVALEREDCRKARRGVPKRQIQLKRRSNTEGRQDESSENSSPGLPVMAESPSQEAHPRGPFVRQHSTPAAMQETPLSESSYELSRQKERQAKFQKSASMDETCSKTKIASCLIKSVLSKKMQDVDRQPDEQAREEVSPATESAPSEESPKVDSSNLSSSLPSDHGLSFEGLSLSGEPGAKDQAPQPKDHRVKSSYRPSSSSSSRSVTFSQSDNEEAASQTRSAKLSASEMKSEFNKPSESTRGGLQRWKTHDRVVGESEKAPAWDTGPPTARAASNVPARVTNPDQECENKQQSRQLLQADEDAYTSKTQEIKLKAVEKKKASLNVCLTPEAETKSFPPDASAGEKEQETEAEAKDKMQDEGHEDNRAKAPIHKVRDVRRLIKNTYNLSFKAVSPVDPSDVKKDNCNNETREEVYELEARNVLQEASKEERREERLEEFSVARTRESQEEANDSKTPPLLHSPQNKANPPSGPQPMQIECKAVCWKDDRRKTSSIKKDLGDKPQASSVSSTGAKAIASPPERPMGEKRIQKLDEPDMSSLAEKKQIVTEIPKVSETEDRPTLARTEPTKAMLGSLPRLPSKEREVSTAVVLIRERSNKSTRPASLTCEETSAQIKAPVSLSPGPSASGGGGGHSVSMLLKEKGYQADIGAVVGDSQNVGGGKEAPCKHVNSLEIPLQTIPPSERGFPESQRGRTFSSSSTTSGHSAGTESVDVHQKPVEEEGVSIKPPKKDSEMKRMDTQDQTPLSAKQKDTLGDFEAVKRLDPTFPPRSPAIRRFKPPPGETRSPSKDTEKKDTLTSSLGNHRPQMIEVKSIAKNAQKPAVPPKPNCKFKPGDLGNVENEAQRTSAASSTGRQRSEERPQTIVVSSPTVYRKISSEAVSASNYSRKLSVSAVSSLKPPPHRTTAATASSVSNASKASSDTEAAANRGQRQQPSASPQSSENAQKPGSLTRTFDLGEASQPLSEPNPNQNIEPTQSSTDPDGRLQCSEATCAHEQTRPVPPNAVKQPPADSTTQRYTYQPYSRAGSSEYAQRMDEQHCYASDDPPSYDERESFSPLLLPNLTSVRSNQYQAASRPPPCSCTAGYPSPCGPTPPHNLTPPGQPHSPGHALPYQVAPPPLHPHHCRAEPQLGYQPRSPKSSPLGPNPPPSMYQSLHHSAACASHPSLMPACPAERSLPPQQHIGPRRPPVHRSPHQQPPSLIGAPYSDPGHSHSPGIPPMDPQYLCGPQSMGPSYGSEYGGDSSSVYSESSYGQPPRRVLLDPETGKYFYIEVPVQPLRKMLFDPETGQYVEVLIPQQAMSHSGLYPPAAAPYPPLHNPNMYAPAPQYMPCAAPPPLAHPQAQPQPPQYPEATAAPPMHPGGPGVNYRNPSGQGSKPEPKNPPPLDQRYLENMYYVSSMINASPNTTPPDYYHRHLSNLPPTGGKRS from the exons ATGGACAGTTGGACTCTCCAGAGGGACAGCTACTCTCTCCTGCGTGGCGCGCCCAGCACATTTTCCCTGTGTCATCGTGAGGGTACCCCTAACCACGTTGAACTCTTTGACATCATCAACATCCCCACCCAACGCAGCGTCATCTCCGAGACCACCTGCCTGTGTGACATTTTTGGGGACGACGGCGAGTCGGCGTCCCTGTCCAGCAGCCCCGCTGTGGTTCCCTTTGCCCCCTCCCAGACAGAGGTGGAGGGCAGAGCTGCTGCATCGCCTCAGGTGGACGATCTGAACGATTCTTCCGGCAGCTACCACACAGCGCCCGGGTCGAGCGAGGGAGAGGAGAGTTTTGATAATTCAAGAGAAAGGTATTACAGCCCCGTTTGGCAAAAAGAGTCTCCAGATGGGAGGCAAGCAGGTGAAGCAGGACTAAACTCGGAACATCCACAAGTGGCGGGGGATAGCATTTCAAGTTTTGAACAAAGAAACACAACCCCAGCCCTTCTGTATGAAAGAAGTCCCCCCTCACCAGTCACCCGATCATCTCAAGGCCTTAACAGCAGTGGGACGACACCTTCCCCTGGATATAACAGCCCCAGTACCTTCAAACCAGACGGAAGCTTGTCATCGTTGTCCTCTTCCCCAGC AGACACAAAAATTGAACCAAGGACAATAACTCCTTCATTTAAAGACAGACAGAGCAGTCCCTCAATTCAGTCTTTAAGTCCATCGCTCCCACAAGACTTATTTGAGCCGGGGGACAGTCATTTAAACCGAGGCAGCAGTTTGTCTCCTGGAATATACTGCTCTCATGATTTTACAGACATTAAATCCACAACTGCCTTTTCATCTTCCATACCCCATAGTGTAGATTCAGAATCTCCCTCAGAGGGGCGGCTAGTCTCCCCAGAGCTCAGAAATAGTTCTCCTTCCCCCACCGCTCGAGCATTATCCCCTTCCTCTGAGCTAAGAGGGAGGGTTTCTGTACCTGATCTCTTTAGCAGGGGGTCTACACCTGATATAAAAGATTCTGCAGACTCCACTGAACTTATTTCAGATCTTTCTATTGCTAGACGAGACACTTCAACCACTCCTCAGAGCCAGGACACAGGGTTATCAACTGGACCAGGCAGCTCTGTTTCCACGCCAGGCCCTCGGTATACGCCCCCTTCTCCAGTCATTTCTGCAGCCACGTCTCCTGAGCTTGTCGAGGATACAGTTTCAGCTGGAATAAGGAACTCAAGAACCTCTCCTCGCTTGCTTAGTCCTGCCTTTCCAACCAACGCAGAGTCGAGAAGTCCGCCGCTTACTCCCTCACCTACAGTACAAAACAATCTAACGCTTTCTGAGATCAGGAGTCAGGCTTCTTCACTTGGGGATAGTAATAGTTTATCTCCATTACCTGGGGTGCAGCAGAGCAGCTCACCTCTGGAGGAGAGATACACGTCCCTGTCACCTGAAATAAGGATTGTGTCCTCCTCTCCAGAGCTCAGTAGGAAAGAGCAACGCTCTCAAGCAACTCCATCGCCTGGACTGCAGCAGTGCGGCTCATCTTTGGAGGAAAGACACACCGCTCCATCCCCTGAGATAGAAATTGTTGCGCCTTCTCCGGACCTCCTTAGTAGAGGGCAGCCCTCTCAAGTGATAGCAGTTTCAGAGTCTCCTCTCCTGGAGCCACACTTTGGCTCTGCCTCACCAAGAAGCTTCACTTCCTCTCCTCATATTACAGGAGTCTCCTATTCTGTTGTTCAGCCCGAGGAAACGGCCAGTCCCACATTACCTGAACTTTCTGACATCTCCTCCCAAGAGCCAAACGAGTTTCTTGCATATTCTGAATTTGACAAAGAGAGTGTAGACACCAGCGTCGCAGAGTCGACTGGTAGCCAAAGAAACTCGCCCCATTTATCAGACTTCCGAAGTTCTGCCTCACCAGCTCGGCCCATAAACCAAACATCCTCTCCTCGGCCAAACTATCTACCTTCACCTGAACCAAGACACCAAATTCCTTCACCAGTGTTTCAAAGCCCTCTGTCTCAGCATCAGCATCCATCACCTGAAGCTCCATTTCTAGAGCCGAGATACCAGCAATCACCAGCAGCTCCTTCTCCAGAATTGAACCCTGAGCGTACTGAACCCGTTCCTCTGGGAGGCACGTCTGACATTCAGACAGATACCAATACTGCAGCGATCACAGAAACACCATCAGCACATCTGGCAAAGGAAGCTGTGTCGCCGTCATTTCAAtcagagaggagggaggaaaCAGACGCTGCCGAATCAAAAAGCAGCTCATCAGTGGTGGACATTTGCTCGCCGACATCTGCCTCgtcagataaaaaaacacacgACTCACAGGCACAACTCATCGCAGAAAGGGAAGGAACAAAGCAGGAAGAATACAGTCAAGAAACATCACGTGTGGCCAACTCCActcaagaaaaacacaacactcAAACCCCTTTTTCTGGGGAAGAAGAACTGAAGGCTCCTCATCGTGATATAACAAGCCACAGAGCTCCATCTGAGGAACCTGTGCAAACACAGGAAAGCCTCCATCCTCTGGTCCCCTCCCACGCCCTGAATTGTGACAGCGATATTGATCCACAGAGTTGGACTAGCAGACCTCAAAACCTAAGAAGACAGCTGTCACCCAAAGTTATACAAGACAACAGAGAGAGGCTGGCAGGGGACATGTCCCGTCATGTAAACAGGCGGCGCACTCCTTCCCCACCTCTCACCAGGTTTACGCCTGTGCACATCATAGCCCCTCAGAAACCACACAGAAAGTGGCAGAACAGAAGCAATAGCCCTTCTCAGGCTTCAGCATCCTCTCTGAGTGGTAATTCAAAGGAAGCAATTACAAATAGGGAAAGCCCCAATGTTGACCCTGTCGACAATAATAGCCAGGCCCATTGGGGCAGGATTGGAAAGCAACTGGAGATGGACAGGGAAATGCCGCTGGAGCAGGAGAGGGATGTAGGTATGGGGAGGCAAATGGATAGGGAGGTAGACAGCgagagaaagagggaggagCCGGCTCCTGAAAGAGGGGAGGGGTGGCAGGGAGTGGAGAGTTACAGAGGGGAACAGGTTGAGCTGTCATTCAATGCCAGGAATAGAAAAGGACCTGTTAGTCGCAGTGCAGCTCCCACAACCAGAGAGACCCGCCAGGGACTGCCAACAGCACATTCTTATCCAGAGAGTCTCCGTGCGACCAGACAGCTACAGGAACAACAGAGTCTGCTTAAACTTGCACCCCTGCCAGACGCCAGTGGTTTCAGCGGCAGCAGAAGACTCAAACCTCCCACGTCCCGGGAAAAGAGAAGCGCGCCTCGACGCGCGGCCACCAGCAGGCCGTGTCAGAGCTCCAGCTCCAGTATGGGGAGCGAACTTGATGAAGCAGACCACGAGGTGAAGTGGCTCACAGATGTGGCTTTCCGCAGCCTGTCAAGCCCCGAAGTAGATTACCTTGAAATGTACAACTCCAGCCACTGTTCGTCTACAAACATTTCTCAGCCATCTACCCATGACAGCCCAGCTGGGGTCAATGCGGCCTGGCTGTCCTACGCTGACTTCAGAGGTTCAGCGCCAAAGCTCGACCTGGCTGAACTCTCCTCCCACCAGCCGTTTTCTCACAGTTTAGATGCCCTGGATCCGTCCAGGAGATATGAGTTAGGGAGCTTTGAATGCATAGACGTAGCTCTGGAAAGAGAGGACTGCAGGAAGGCGAGAAGAGGAGTGCCAAAAAGACAGATCCAGCTGAAGAGACGGAGTAACACAGAAGGGAGGCAGGATGAGAGCAGTGAAAATAGCAGCCCTGGGTTACCAGTGATGGCGGAAAGCCCCTCTCAAGAGGCTCATCCAAGAGGCCCCTTTGTGAGACAACACAGTACGCCAGCAGCAATGCAAGAAACTCCCCTTTCTGAGAGCAGCTATGAGCTCTCACGGCAAAAAGAAAGACAGGCCAAATTCCAGAAATCTGCCTCTATGGATGAAACGTGCTCTAAAACCAAGATCGCTTCATGCCTCATCAAGAGCGTGTTGTCAAAGAAGATGCAAGACGTTGACAGGCAGCCTGATGAGCAAGCAAGAGAGGAAGTGAGCCCAGCAACAGAGAGCGCTCCGTCTGAAGAGTCACCAAAGGTTGACTCCAGTAATCTCAGTTCCAGTCTTCCGTCAGATCACGGCCTCTCCTTTGAGGGACTTTCGTTGAGCGGAGAACCCGGCGCCAAGGATCAAGCCCCACAGCCGAAGGACCACAGAGTAAAGTCCAGCTATAGGCCGAGttcatccagcagcagcagaagtgtCACCTTTTCCCAGAGTGACAACGAAGAAGCTGCTTCCCAAACTAGAAGTGCCAAACTATCAGCTTCAGAGATGAAATCTGAATTCAATAAACCTTCTGAAAGCACACGAGGTGGTTTGCAGCGCTGGAAAACACACGACAGGGTGGTGGGTGAATCAGAAAAAGCTCCTGCATGGGACACAGGACCTCCCACGGCACGTGCTGCCAGCAACGTGCCGGCAAGAGTGACAAACCCAGACCAAGAAtgtgaaaacaaacagcaaagtagACAGCTGCTGCAGGCAGACGAAGATGCCTATACATCTAAAACACAGGAGATCAAACTCAAAGCAGTGGAAAAGAAGAAGGCCTCACTTAATGTCTGTCTCACACCGGAGGCAGAAACCAAATCCTTTCCGCCAGATGCGTCTGCCGGCGAGAAGGAACAAGAGACAGAGGCTGAAGCAAAAGACAAAATGCAGGATGAAGGGCACGAGGACAACAGAGCTAAGGCTCCAATTCACAAGGTTAGAGATGTAAGGCGGCtcataaaaaatacatacaacCTGTCCTTCAAGGCAGTTAGCCCTGTTGACCCATCAGACGTCAAAAAAGACAATTGCAATAACGAAACGAGGGAGGAGGTGTACGAATTGGAGGCAAGGAACGTATTGCAGGAGGCAAGCaaagaagagaggagagaggaaagaTTAGAAGAGTTCAGTGTGGCGAGAACACGTGAATCACAAGAGGAGGCAAACGATTCAAAGACTCCCCCTTTACTTCATTCACCTCAGAACAAAGCAAACCCTCCATCTGGTCCACAGCCGATGCAAATCGAATGCAAGGCGGTCTGCTGGAAAGATGACAGACGTAAAACATCAAGCATCAAGAAAGACTTGGGTGATAAACCCCAGGCCTCTTCAGTGTCTTCCACAGGTGCAAAGGCAATAGCAAGCCCACCGGAACGCCCCATGGGAGAAAAGAGAATCCAAAAGCTCGATGAACCTGATATGAGCAGCTTAGCAGAGAAAAAACAGATAGTGACAGAAATACCCAAAGTGTCAGAGACTGAGGACAGGCCCACGCTGGCTAGGACAGAGCCAACAAAAGCCATGCTCGGAAGCCTCCCTAGACTGCCAAGTAAGGAGAGAGAGGTGTCCACCGCTGTCGTTTTGATAAGAGAGAGGTCAAATAAATCCACCAGGCCTGCGTCTTTAACGTGTGAGGAAACCTCTGCCCAGATCAAAGCTCCCGTTTCTCTCTCCCCAGGGCCCTCTGCttctggtggtggtggaggccaCTCGGTTTCAATGCTTTTAAAGGAGAAAGGTTATCAAGCTGACATTGGAGCAGTGGTGGGTGACAGTCAGAATGTCGGTGGAGGTAAAGAGGCTCCTTGCAAGCATGTGAACTCTCTGGAGATCCCTCTTCAAACCATCCCTCCGTCGGAACGAGGTTTTCCCGAGTCTCAAAGGGGGAGAACGTTCTCCTCCTCATCCACCACCTCTGGCCACTCTGCAGGGACTGAAAGCGTAGACGTCCACCAAAAGCCCGTAGAGGAGGAGGGAGTCAGCATCAAGCCTCCAAAGAAAGATTCTGAAATGAAAAGAATGGACACGCAGGATCAAACCCCATTATCCGCCAAACAAAAAGACACCTTGGGAGATTTTGAAGCAGTCAAAAGACTAGATCCTACCTTCCCCCCCAGGTCCCCAGCTATAAGGAGATTCAAACCACCGCCAGGGGAGACCAGGTCGCCATCAAAAGACACAGAGAAAAAAGATACCCTGACATCATCTTTGGGAAACCACAGACCTCAAATGATCGAAGTGAAATCCATAGCTAAAAACGCTCAAAAACCAGCAGTGCCTCCGAAACCAAACTGCAAATTCAAGCCCGGGGATTTAGGAAACGTGGAAAACGAAGCGCAAAGAACATCGGCGGCCTCGTCCACTGGGAGACAGCGAAGTGAAGAGAGGCCTCAAACGATTGTGGTGAGTTCGCCCACCGTTTACAGGAAGATTTCCAGCGAGGCCGTCTCAGCGTCCAACTATTCGAGAAAGCTGTCCGTGTCTGCCGTGTCGAGCCTCAAACCTCCACCTCACAGGACGACGGCAGCCACTGCCTCCAGCGTCTCCAACGCGTCAAAAGCGTCTTCGGACACAGAGGCTGCTGCGAACAGAGGTCAGCGCCAGCAACCCTCTGCTTCCCCTCAGAGCTCCGAGAATGCACAGAAACCTGGATCCCTAACTAGAACCTTCGATTTAGGGGAAGCCTCACAACCTCTTTCAGAGCCCAATCCGAACCAAAACATCGAACCTACCCAATCTTCGACGGATCCAGACGGCCGACTGCAGTGTTCCGAGGCAACGTGTGCTCATGAGCAAACCAGGCCCGTCCCTCCCAACGCCGTAAAACAGCCGCCTGCTGATTCCACAACACAGAGGTACACGTATCAACCCTACAGCCGAGCAGGCTCCAGTGAGTATGCCCAGAGGATGGATGAGCAGCACTGTTACGCCTCAGATGACCCTCCTAGCTACGATGAAAGAGAGAGCTTCAGTCCGCTCTTGCTCCCCAATTTGACATCAGTGAGATCAAATCAGTATCAGGCCGCCTCCCGACCTCCTCCCTGTTCCTGCACAGCTGGCTACCCCTCTCCATGCGGTCCCACCCCTCCTCACAACCTCACCCCACCTGGCCAGCCACACTCTCCGGGCCACGCTTTACCTTATCAAGTGGCTCCGCCCCCTCTCCACCCCCACCACTGTAGAGCTGAACCTCAGCTTGGGTATCAGCCACGCTCTCCCAAATCAAGCCCCCTTGGTCCAAACCCTCCGCCATCCATGTACCAGTCTCTCCATCACTCGGCCGCCTGCGCCTCTCATCCCTCACTCATGCCGGCCTGCCCCGCTGAGCGCTCACTGCCGCCACAGCAGCATATTGGACCTCGGCGGCCTCCGGTTCACAGATCTCCCCATCAGCAGCCTCCCAGCCTAATTGGGGCTCCTTACAGCGATCCAGGCCACAGCCACTCTCCTGGCATACCTCCTATGGACCCTCAGTATCTATGCGGCCCCCAAAGCATGGGGCCCTCCTATGGTTCAGAATATGGTGGCGACAGCTCTAGTGTGTACTCGGAAAGTAGCTATGGACAGCCGCCACGCAGGGTTCTTCTGGATCCTGAAACAGGGAAGTATTTTTACATTGAGGTGCCCGTGCAGCCCCTTAGGAAAATGCTGTTTGACCCAGAGACCGGCCAGTATGTGGAGGTTCTCATCCCGCAGCAAGCAATGTCACATTCAGGCTTATACCCTCCTGCTGCAGCCCCCTACCCACCTCTCCACAATCCCAACATGTACGCCCCGGCTCCTCAGTACATGCCCTGTGCCGCTCCTCCTCCGTTAGCCCACCCGCAGGCTCAGCCGCAACCACCCCAATACCCTGAGGCCACTGCTGCACCTCCAATGCATCCAGGCGGGCCTGGGGTCAACTACAGGAATCCTTCAGGACAGGGATCCAAGCCAGAGCCCAAAAACCCCCCACCATTGGACCAAAGGTACTTGGAGAATATGTATTATGTATCAAGCATGATAAATGCAAGCCCAAATACCACCCCACCTGATTATTACCACAGACATCTTTCTAACTTACCCCCGACTGGGGGGAAAAGGTCCTGA